In Natrinema amylolyticum, the DNA window CGGTCTCCTCGTCGACGCGTTTGTCGTGCATGATTGCCTCGATAACGTCTGACTCCTGCTGGTCGTAGATGTAGTTCTTCACGGGAACGACGCGGTTCTCGAACTCGGAGCGCTCGCCCGTCGAGAAGACCGGCGCGTCGATCAGCCCCTCGACCATGGCGTTGAGCACGTCCCGGGGCATGACGACGTCCTCGACCGACAGCTCGGGGTGGTGGCGATCCCGATCGGTCTGGATCAGCTCCGCGAGCGTGTCTCGCGTGTACGTGACCGGGATCCCGTGATCGCCGTCGTCGCCGTCGTCGTCGAAGTCGAACTCGTCCTTTTCGCGGCGGCTGTCGCCCTCCTGTAGGTAGCCCTGATCGTAGATCAGCGCCTTATCCACCAGGTCCAGCCCGTTCGGGAGGTTCTCCTCGTCCAACCGCGTGACGACCGCGTACAGCGCGGCCGCCTCGATCGCGTGGGGGGCGAACTCCTGAACCCGCGTCTCGCCGTCGCGGTCCTTGACCGTTACCGTCACCGGCGCGCGGATCCGGTCCGCGAGTTCGTCGTAGCTCTCGGCCTCCCAGACGTTCGTCTCGTTGGTCAGCTCGCGCCGGATGAGCTCCGTCTCGAGGCTCAGGTTCGTCAGGTAGCCGAAGCGGTGTTTGTCCAGCCGGCGCTTGAGCGCCTTCAGCGGGTCCATCCCGTTGCGATCGGCGTGCTGGTTGAGCTGGGCCTCGAGGTCGGGGTTGGAGATGATCAGCAGCTGGGAGTCGACGTCCATCCCGATCCCCTTGTCCAGCTTCACCGACTGCTCGTCGGGGACGTTCAGCAGCTTCTGGAGCAGGTCGGCGTGCTGGGCGGCGTCCTCGACGATGGTGAGGACGCCGTTGCCCTGCGAGAGCACGCCGTCGTAACTGAAGGCCTGCGGGTTCTTCCGGCCCCGCGAGTCCAGTTCCTGCAGCATGCCGTGCATCCATGAGCCGACGAGCCGTTCCTTGGGCGGGCCGTCGTCCTCGGAGTGGAGGACGCCGACGCCCTGTCCCATGTCGACGACGTAGTTCTTCACGCGGAGGTGGCTCTCGTCCGTGATCGCCGAGAACAGCTCCTCTTCGCCCTCCCGGCGGTAGCGCTCCTCCAGGAAGTCGTAGGCCTCCCGGGAGAACGGATCGAGCTGTGCGTCGACCTGAATCGGGACGTGATCGTCGAGCTCCCCGTTGAGTTGCTCGAGTAGACCCTCGCGGACGGTCTCGGGGAACACCGACAGCGGGTGGGCCTGGACCGGGCTCTCGTACCAGTCCTGGTCGTCGGGGGCGCTGACGTCGTCGCCGTAGCTCAGTCCGCGATCGCTGCCCTCGGCGGTCGAGATGTTCCACTCGACCGTGTACCGGCGACCGTCGGGCGTTTTCGAGTACTCGCGGAGTCCGTTGACCAGGCAGCGTTTGAGCTCGGATTTGCCGGTCGCGGTCGGGCCCTCGAACCAGATGATCTTCTCGTCTTTCGCCCGACCCGCGGCGATCGACCGCAGGTCGTCGACGAACCCGTTCAACACCTCGGTGTTGCCGAGGATCGCGTGCTCGCCGTCGTTGTGCGGATCGTCGAAGAAGCGGTAGCGCTCCTTCTCCTCGCCTTCCTCGACGACCGTGCGCGTCCCGGCGGCTTCGATCGCCTCGAGCAGGTACTTCGAGGCGTGGGAGGCGATCGACGGGTTCTCGAAGATCCGATCGACGTAGTCGGCGAGGCTCATCGGCTCCTCGTAGGTCTCCTCGAGGGCGCGGTCTGCCTCGGTGACGTAGTCGTTGCCGGTCATGTTAGTCGACCTCGTGTCCGGTCATGTTAGTCGTCCATCTCGGCCTTGGCAACCTCCGCGCCGGCGAACTCGAGCACCTCCTTCGCTCCACCTTCGGAGTAGCCCTGTTCCATCAGCGCGTCGATCCACGCGGAGCGCTCGTCGTCGTCGAACTCGTTGGCGCTGACCAGCGCGGAGAAGTTGATGTTGTGCTTCTTGTCCTCCCAGAGCTTGCGCTCTAAGGCGCGGCGCAGGCGCTCGTTGTCCTGCGGGTTGAACGCCTCGCCCTCGCGGGCGCGTCGGGAGACCCAGTTCGAGACCTCCTGGCGGAAGTCCTCCTTACGGTCCTCTGGGATGTCGAGTTTCTCCTCGACGCTGCGCAGGAACGTCTCGTCGGGCTCTTGCTCGCGGCCCGTGAGTTCGTCCTCGATGGTGTCGTCGTCGATGTAGGCCATCACGTGGTCCATGTACTTCTCGCCCTGGCGCTGGATCTCGTCGATGTCGTAGGCCAGCGCGTGGCGGACGTCCTCGATGGCTCGCTCCTTGTACTCCTCGCGGACCGTCTCGAGGTAGCGGTAGTACGTCTCGAAGTTGTCCTCCGGAATCGAGCCGTGGTGCTCTAAGTTCTCCTCGAAGAAGTTGAACACCGTCAGCGGCGAGAGGAACCCGCGCTGGCGGTGTTTGGAGTCCATGATCGCCTCGGCGATCTCGTCGCCGATAAAGCGCGGCGAGACGCCGACCATGCCCTCGCCGATCTCGGCCTTCTGTTCGGCCTCTTCACGAAGCTTCTTCGTGTCGATGTCGTCGCCCTCGTCGATCTCGCCGTTGTAGGCCTTGGCCTTGGAGAGCAGCCCCACGGTCTCGGTGTCGGGTTCTTCGATGCGGGTCAGGACGCCGAACAGCCCCGCCATCTCGAGGGTGTGTGGCTCGACGTTGATGTCGGGGACGTCGGCGTTCTGCAGCATCTTTTCGTAGATGCTGGCCTCGTCCTCGTAGCTGAGGACGTACGGGAAGTCGATCCGCTTGGTGCGGTCGTTGAACGCCTCCATCTTCTCGTCGCCCTTCTTGTCCTTGTACTCGGGCATGTTCGTCCGCCCGACGATCACCTGATCAATGTCGATCCGCGGATTGTTCTTGGGTTTGATCGTCTGCTCCTGGGTCGCGTGCAGGAAGTCGTAGAGGAACTCCCGCTGGAGCTTGAGCAGCTCCTCGCCGGAGAAGATCCCACGGTTGGCGTTACAGAAGGCACCCGAATAATCGAACGCGCGCGGGTCGCTCTCGCCGTAGATCGCGATCTTGGAGTAGTTGACGTCGCCGGTGAGTTCGGTCTCGTCCTGGTTCTTCTTGTCCTTGGGCTCGAACGTCTCGAGGCCCTGGCGCTTGTTCTCGTCGGCGACGAATCGGACGATCTCGACGTGGTTCTCCAAGACCTGCTGGAGGTCGTCGTCGTAGTGGGCCAGCAGCTTGTCCATGTAGAACTCGCTCTCGGGATCGAGCGCCTGCTCGTTCTGGATCGTGTACGGCGCGTCGAGGTTCTCGTTGAGATCGTCGATGACTCGCTGGCGCTGCTCGAGGGGAAGCAGGACGAGCGGGTCCTGGTTCATCGGGGAGCGGACCGTGTCGTCGGCCGGGTCCTGGTCCTGAATGACGTCACAGAGGTTCGTCCAGCGGAAGGTGTACATCCGGCCGTCGTCCCGGAGCGTGTAGTCCTCGAAGTACTTGCGGACCTGCTTGTCGAAGTGGGACTTCCCGGAGCCGACGGGTCCGAGCAGGAGCTTGATTCGCCGCTCGGGGCCGAGCCGACGGGCACCCGACTTGACCTTGTTGACGAACTCGTGGATCGACTGGTGGATCACCTTCCCGTAGAAGGTGTTCTCGCCGTCACCCAACGGATCCTCGCTGGCGAGCTGGTACTCGACCATTCCCTCGGTCTCGTCGTAGGTAGTGCCGTAGTAGTCGAAC includes these proteins:
- a CDS encoding PrkA family serine protein kinase, with translation MTGDIETLEQLSTDYKESMPADLRETKSFDWYLEEVYEDPKVARNAHQRVADMFDYYGTTYDETEGMVEYQLASEDPLGDGENTFYGKVIHQSIHEFVNKVKSGARRLGPERRIKLLLGPVGSGKSHFDKQVRKYFEDYTLRDDGRMYTFRWTNLCDVIQDQDPADDTVRSPMNQDPLVLLPLEQRQRVIDDLNENLDAPYTIQNEQALDPESEFYMDKLLAHYDDDLQQVLENHVEIVRFVADENKRQGLETFEPKDKKNQDETELTGDVNYSKIAIYGESDPRAFDYSGAFCNANRGIFSGEELLKLQREFLYDFLHATQEQTIKPKNNPRIDIDQVIVGRTNMPEYKDKKGDEKMEAFNDRTKRIDFPYVLSYEDEASIYEKMLQNADVPDINVEPHTLEMAGLFGVLTRIEEPDTETVGLLSKAKAYNGEIDEGDDIDTKKLREEAEQKAEIGEGMVGVSPRFIGDEIAEAIMDSKHRQRGFLSPLTVFNFFEENLEHHGSIPEDNFETYYRYLETVREEYKERAIEDVRHALAYDIDEIQRQGEKYMDHVMAYIDDDTIEDELTGREQEPDETFLRSVEEKLDIPEDRKEDFRQEVSNWVSRRAREGEAFNPQDNERLRRALERKLWEDKKHNINFSALVSANEFDDDERSAWIDALMEQGYSEGGAKEVLEFAGAEVAKAEMDD
- a CDS encoding PrkA family serine protein kinase is translated as MTGNDYVTEADRALEETYEEPMSLADYVDRIFENPSIASHASKYLLEAIEAAGTRTVVEEGEEKERYRFFDDPHNDGEHAILGNTEVLNGFVDDLRSIAAGRAKDEKIIWFEGPTATGKSELKRCLVNGLREYSKTPDGRRYTVEWNISTAEGSDRGLSYGDDVSAPDDQDWYESPVQAHPLSVFPETVREGLLEQLNGELDDHVPIQVDAQLDPFSREAYDFLEERYRREGEEELFSAITDESHLRVKNYVVDMGQGVGVLHSEDDGPPKERLVGSWMHGMLQELDSRGRKNPQAFSYDGVLSQGNGVLTIVEDAAQHADLLQKLLNVPDEQSVKLDKGIGMDVDSQLLIISNPDLEAQLNQHADRNGMDPLKALKRRLDKHRFGYLTNLSLETELIRRELTNETNVWEAESYDELADRIRAPVTVTVKDRDGETRVQEFAPHAIEAAALYAVVTRLDEENLPNGLDLVDKALIYDQGYLQEGDSRREKDEFDFDDDGDDGDHGIPVTYTRDTLAELIQTDRDRHHPELSVEDVVMPRDVLNAMVEGLIDAPVFSTGERSEFENRVVPVKNYIYDQQESDVIEAIMHDKRVDEETVAEYVEHVYAWETDEPLYNDRGERVEPDPLTMKLFEIEHLGRFSEAEYDGNQPRESVRNFRREKVITSLNRHAWEHRDEDFSVEDVDLTAIPVIKTVLESHDWDDVERTFEDFDPRQWSDPPSGTETAAVKENTIETMVDLFGYSEASAELTSRHVMGQVSYRWD